One genomic segment of Centroberyx gerrardi isolate f3 chromosome 4, fCenGer3.hap1.cur.20231027, whole genome shotgun sequence includes these proteins:
- the phlda2 gene encoding pleckstrin homology-like domain family A member 2, with amino-acid sequence MKMSAEEISQVLKEGELEKRSDNLLQFWKRKTCVLTTDSLNIYADTQKRSKGKELKLQSIKKVDCVERTGKFVYFTIVTTDNKEIDFRCTGEDNCWNAVITMALIDFQNKKAIQDFKTRQDNESASPGQQERRMARAP; translated from the coding sequence ATGAAAATGTCAGCGGAGGAGATCTCCCAGGTCCTGAAGGAGGGGGAGCTGGAGAAGAGGAGCGACAACCTGCTCCAGTTCTGGAAGAGGAAGACGTGCGTCCTGACCACGGACAGCCTCAACATTTACGCCGACACGCAGAAGCGCTCCAAGGGCAAGGAGCTCAAGCTGCAGTCCATCAAGAAGGTGGACTGCGTGGAGCGCACCGGCAAGTTCGTCTACTTCACCATCGTTACCACGGACAATAAGGAGATCGATTTCAGGTGCACCGGGGAGGATAACTGCTGGAACGCGGTGATCACCATGGCGCTGATTGATTTCCAGAACAAAAAGGCCATCCAGGACTTTAAAACGCGGCAGGACAACGAGAGCGCGTCGCCCGGGCAGCAGGAGAGGCGCATGGCCCGGGCGCCCTGA